The following are encoded together in the Streptomyces sp. NBC_01465 genome:
- a CDS encoding DUF4166 domain-containing protein — protein MTSIFQTHMGADFGRLHPEIRRRFSVGLDSGEACVGRGTMERIRHGAPYVKPFLRLGGMRNILVPREGHDVPFVIENFPYVDSFGRETVTFVRTFQLPDGPHRFDATMVFSPERDCVLDYLGTHQHLASDLHMSAEPDGSLLIRSGEHRFREGPVDVHVPSLIAGEAEVRESFDESTGSFQIRVRVTNRRFGFLFGYEGSFTAEYVNAGGSGLRAGLRPVREEARA, from the coding sequence GTGACCTCGATCTTCCAGACCCACATGGGCGCCGACTTCGGCCGCCTGCACCCCGAGATCCGGCGGCGGTTCTCCGTCGGGCTCGACAGCGGCGAAGCGTGCGTCGGGCGCGGGACGATGGAGCGCATCCGCCACGGCGCCCCTTACGTCAAGCCGTTCCTCCGGCTCGGCGGCATGCGCAACATCCTCGTCCCGCGCGAGGGCCATGACGTGCCCTTCGTCATCGAGAACTTCCCCTACGTGGACTCCTTCGGCCGCGAGACCGTCACCTTCGTACGGACCTTCCAACTGCCCGACGGCCCCCACCGCTTCGACGCCACCATGGTCTTCAGCCCCGAGCGCGACTGCGTCCTCGACTACCTCGGCACCCACCAACACCTCGCCAGCGACCTCCACATGAGCGCCGAGCCCGACGGCTCGCTCCTCATCCGCTCCGGCGAGCACCGCTTCCGCGAGGGCCCCGTGGACGTGCACGTCCCCTCCCTGATCGCAGGCGAGGCCGAGGTCCGCGAGTCGTTCGACGAGAGCACCGGCAGCTTCCAGATCCGGGTGCGGGTGACCAACCGGCGCTTCGGCTTCCTCTTCGGCTACGAGGGCTCCTTCACCGCCGAGTACGTCAACGCGGGCGGGAGCGGACTCCGCGCCGGGCTGCGCCCCGTCCGCGAGGAGGCCCGCGCGTGA
- a CDS encoding glycerophosphodiester phosphodiesterase — translation MTQGAEKSPGRRTVLGAAVLSTAAFGLPAVARADERSGGHGASYKELPVPTVIGHRGTAGYRPEHTFGSYQLALELGAHLIEQDLVPTKDGHLVCRHENDITATTNVSDHPEFAARKTTKTVDGVAITGWFTEDFTLAELKTLRAKERIPGNRQRNTLYDGRWSIPTFEEVLRWAEKEGRKRGKPVWLYVETKHPTYFRGIGLGLEERVVKLLRKYGRDHRNSPLILQSFEPTSIQRLSRLVSTPGVVLLSGAGTRPWDFVASGDLRTVDDLVTPAGLKWIASYAQGIGPTLDLIIPKDASGKLTQPTTLVRDAHAQGLILHPYTMRNENSFLPAEYRKGTDPNAYGDAFGAFQRYFETGIDGVFSDNADTALLAAADFNRR, via the coding sequence ATGACTCAGGGCGCGGAGAAGAGCCCCGGCCGGCGGACCGTACTGGGAGCGGCTGTGCTGTCCACAGCCGCGTTCGGGCTGCCCGCCGTGGCGAGAGCCGACGAGCGCAGCGGGGGACACGGGGCCTCGTACAAGGAGCTGCCCGTGCCGACCGTCATCGGGCACCGCGGGACCGCCGGTTACCGGCCCGAGCACACCTTCGGCTCGTACCAGCTCGCCCTCGAACTCGGCGCGCACCTCATCGAGCAGGACCTCGTGCCGACCAAGGACGGGCATCTCGTCTGCCGGCACGAGAACGACATCACGGCGACCACCAACGTCTCGGACCACCCCGAGTTCGCCGCGCGCAAGACCACCAAGACCGTCGACGGCGTCGCGATCACGGGCTGGTTCACCGAGGACTTCACGCTTGCAGAGCTCAAGACGCTGCGCGCCAAGGAGCGCATCCCGGGCAACCGGCAGCGCAACACGCTCTACGACGGCCGCTGGTCCATCCCCACCTTCGAGGAGGTGCTGCGCTGGGCCGAGAAGGAAGGGCGCAAGCGCGGCAAGCCGGTCTGGCTGTACGTCGAGACCAAGCACCCCACCTACTTCCGCGGGATCGGCCTCGGCCTGGAGGAGCGGGTCGTCAAGCTGCTCCGCAAGTACGGGCGCGACCACCGCAATTCCCCGCTGATCCTCCAGTCCTTCGAGCCCACCTCCATCCAGCGCCTCTCCCGGCTCGTCTCGACGCCCGGCGTCGTGCTGCTCTCCGGCGCCGGCACCCGCCCCTGGGACTTCGTCGCGTCGGGCGACCTGCGTACGGTCGACGACCTCGTCACGCCCGCCGGGCTCAAGTGGATCGCCTCGTACGCCCAGGGCATCGGCCCCACCCTCGACCTGATCATCCCCAAGGACGCGTCGGGCAAGCTCACCCAGCCGACCACGCTCGTGCGCGACGCCCATGCGCAGGGGCTGATCCTCCACCCGTACACGATGCGCAACGAGAACTCCTTCCTGCCCGCCGAGTACCGCAAGGGGACCGACCCCAACGCCTACGGCGACGCGTTCGGCGCCTTCCAGCGGTACTTCGAGACCGGCATCGACGGGGTCTTCTCCGACAACGCGGACACCGCCCTCCTCGCCGCGGCGGACTTCAACCGCCGCTGA
- a CDS encoding GNAT family N-acetyltransferase, with translation MGMSVTIHAATAQDAEQILKLQYLCYQSEAELYGDYSIEPLTQTLEALGAELADGYALVARLGDEVVASVRGTVDAGGTARIGKLIVHPRMQRHGLGGRLLDAIEAHFVAEPAAKRFQLFTGHRSEHNLRLYRSHGYVQISARQASPALTVVTLEKEAEAGAYATSA, from the coding sequence ATGGGCATGAGCGTGACCATCCATGCGGCAACTGCGCAGGACGCCGAACAGATTCTGAAGCTCCAGTACCTGTGCTATCAGAGCGAGGCCGAACTCTACGGCGACTACTCCATCGAGCCCCTCACCCAGACCCTCGAGGCCCTGGGGGCCGAACTGGCCGACGGGTACGCGCTGGTGGCGCGCCTCGGCGACGAGGTGGTGGCATCCGTACGCGGCACGGTCGATGCCGGCGGCACGGCCAGGATCGGCAAGCTGATCGTCCACCCGCGCATGCAGCGCCACGGCCTCGGCGGCAGGCTGCTCGACGCCATAGAGGCCCATTTCGTCGCGGAGCCGGCAGCCAAGCGCTTCCAGCTCTTCACCGGCCACCGCAGCGAGCACAACCTGCGGCTCTACCGGAGCCACGGTTACGTCCAGATCTCCGCGCGCCAGGCGAGCCCGGCCCTCACGGTCGTGACCCTGGAGAAGGAGGCCGAGGCGGGGGCGTACGCAACGAGCGCGTAG
- a CDS encoding sigma-70 family RNA polymerase sigma factor — MNLVEELTPLLAAEAAAEASAAGIDPADLEQAVWVRLLEQTPAEPRRWVRSAVRAEARRARRLARRELPYAVEPSESAETRPEHHALTAEQRREVRAAVTRTPGRCPELLAAMLSPDDPTYREIAGELGMSQGSLGPVRSRCLGCLRRMLAAEVAAPGVRGRER, encoded by the coding sequence ATGAACCTCGTAGAAGAACTGACTCCGCTTCTCGCCGCAGAGGCCGCCGCCGAAGCCTCCGCCGCTGGTATCGACCCCGCCGACCTCGAACAGGCCGTCTGGGTACGGCTCCTGGAGCAGACCCCGGCGGAGCCCAGGCGCTGGGTGCGCTCCGCCGTACGGGCCGAGGCGCGGCGGGCCCGGCGCCTGGCGCGGCGTGAACTCCCGTACGCCGTCGAGCCGTCCGAGTCCGCCGAGACCCGCCCCGAGCACCACGCCCTCACTGCGGAACAGCGCCGAGAGGTGCGCGCGGCGGTCACCAGGACGCCCGGCCGCTGCCCCGAACTGCTCGCCGCGATGCTCTCCCCGGACGACCCCACCTACCGGGAGATCGCAGGGGAGTTGGGAATGTCACAGGGGAGTCTTGGTCCGGTTCGTTCCCGTTGCCTGGGATGCCTGCGCAGAATGCTGGCGGCGGAGGTTGCAGCTCCCGGAGTCAGGGGAAGGGAGCGTTAG